From Anaeromusa acidaminophila DSM 3853, the proteins below share one genomic window:
- a CDS encoding HD domain-containing phosphohydrolase, translating to MQHKKGFLRNWQFLKRFLLFGSACLLIIVWTSTLSLLYFEHRTVMEEAKHDCERMGMAFEEHVRRVLNTNEFYLNHMRDEYEQTYTRTPGLERLFRQIRLDPILAAGIVDNKGDFVLNTIGEGQGINIADVPHFLYHTESGRDELYIGKPYKGKTSQRLSIHLTKRLAYPDGQFAGVAIIAMKPEYFSSFYQEMNFSRNYTIRFIGLDGVVRASGRESEIGNNLSQDPVFQQLEEQEDIITKSYGDFLATQTKETLVESYRKMQDYPLVIQVGTSQDVLNLYYQHRTISLLAASMLSLGIVLAASYMLSSLRKQHKEELWLRTFIAHTPIVFYALDSYGSFTLSEGEGLQNDGSQGTRREVGASAFAVYKNHPELVNQVQRALLGETVIGEFLFQARWWSHQLIPLKNESGSVWAVVGAAFDITERVQAKQKLQEHYEQLSATHEELLATEEELREQYQKTAQVNHDLLSHNALLKALSEVSSQLLAQKDVDSLLAIIISWATRSTGSVHGTVGLLDETKQLIVGLGGVGLFAQKEHFGIKLSLTSGIIGEVLRTKEACIVNNYKEWPKRNTHPSLAEVCCFAMVPMKKEDRILGVIGIAFTEENRVFGEKEMNTLIPFAELAAIAVDNAQTMKALAISQKQAVDIFEAAGDGLIVFDGENGAILRANRRVEELFQCSQQELQENGLEVLVQGVQQEKTLQVIRTVVAEGAYPIYEKEFQARNGKRLILEVSATTVEFENKTCCLAALRDITARREAEEHAQYLMQRDSMTGVYNRSFFEADLGKMKTEEKRNIGILVCDVDGLKLINDTLGHAQGDLLLKRVAALLEEELSFPDYVARVGGDEFVVVCFDTSPTSMEELEKTYQKRLQDYNETYLQLPVSLSMGWKIAEYSSEAEQALKLADSYMYRQKIHQSHSVRHSIVQTLMKALEERDHITEGHADRLSVMLEEMGRCLGLPSSAVADLRLFAKFHDMGKVGIPDSILKKPGRLTPDEMKIMRQHCEIGFRIAKASIDLEPISDWILKHHENWDGSGYPLGLAGEEIPLQCRILSIVDAYDAMTSDRPYRKAMTKKDAIEELLRCSGSQFEPKLVDSFLALLANNDCDC from the coding sequence TTGCAGCACAAAAAAGGATTTTTGCGAAATTGGCAATTTCTAAAACGCTTTCTTTTATTTGGCTCTGCGTGTTTGCTTATCATTGTGTGGACGAGTACGTTGAGCTTGCTTTATTTTGAACATCGAACCGTGATGGAAGAAGCCAAGCATGATTGCGAGCGTATGGGGATGGCTTTTGAAGAGCATGTTCGTCGTGTGCTGAATACAAATGAATTTTACTTAAATCATATGAGAGACGAATATGAGCAAACCTATACCAGGACTCCAGGGCTGGAAAGACTTTTTCGGCAAATTCGTTTGGATCCTATATTAGCAGCCGGTATAGTAGATAATAAAGGGGATTTTGTCTTAAATACGATTGGTGAAGGCCAAGGAATTAATATCGCGGATGTTCCTCATTTTTTGTACCATACCGAAAGTGGTCGTGATGAACTATATATTGGAAAGCCGTACAAAGGAAAAACATCTCAACGGCTTAGTATTCATTTAACGAAGCGCTTGGCCTATCCAGATGGACAATTTGCTGGCGTGGCCATTATTGCAATGAAACCAGAGTATTTTTCTTCTTTTTATCAGGAAATGAATTTTTCTCGGAACTATACGATTCGCTTTATCGGATTAGATGGTGTTGTGCGGGCTAGTGGCCGTGAAAGTGAAATTGGTAATAACCTAAGTCAGGATCCCGTTTTTCAACAATTGGAAGAACAAGAAGATATTATAACTAAAAGCTATGGAGATTTTCTGGCAACACAAACGAAGGAGACGTTGGTCGAAAGCTATAGAAAGATGCAAGACTATCCCCTTGTTATTCAAGTAGGGACTTCGCAAGACGTATTGAACTTATACTACCAACATAGAACCATATCTTTGCTGGCGGCGTCTATGCTTAGCCTGGGCATTGTTTTGGCAGCTAGCTATATGTTATCTAGTCTTCGTAAACAACATAAAGAAGAGCTATGGCTCCGTACATTTATCGCACATACGCCCATCGTGTTTTATGCATTAGATAGCTACGGGAGCTTTACTCTTTCTGAGGGGGAAGGCTTGCAAAACGACGGCTCCCAGGGAACTCGTCGTGAAGTGGGCGCATCGGCTTTTGCGGTTTATAAAAATCATCCAGAGCTTGTGAATCAAGTGCAACGTGCGCTGCTAGGGGAAACGGTTATAGGAGAATTCTTGTTTCAAGCTCGCTGGTGGAGCCACCAGCTAATCCCTTTGAAAAATGAAAGTGGCTCAGTATGGGCTGTTGTAGGCGCCGCCTTTGATATTACGGAGCGGGTCCAAGCAAAACAAAAACTGCAGGAACATTACGAGCAGTTAAGCGCCACCCATGAAGAGTTGCTTGCAACGGAGGAAGAACTGCGCGAGCAATATCAAAAAACGGCGCAGGTGAATCATGATCTGCTTTCGCATAATGCGTTGTTGAAAGCGTTAAGTGAAGTATCTTCCCAATTGTTGGCTCAAAAAGATGTGGATAGCTTGCTAGCGATTATTATTTCCTGGGCCACAAGGAGTACTGGCTCTGTACATGGAACCGTAGGGCTGCTGGACGAAACGAAACAGCTTATCGTAGGACTAGGCGGAGTCGGGTTGTTTGCTCAAAAGGAGCATTTTGGAATCAAGCTTTCCTTAACATCTGGAATTATTGGCGAAGTACTTCGCACAAAAGAAGCTTGTATTGTGAACAATTATAAAGAGTGGCCGAAAAGGAATACGCATCCTTCGTTGGCGGAAGTTTGTTGCTTTGCCATGGTGCCCATGAAGAAGGAAGACCGTATCCTCGGCGTTATTGGTATTGCCTTTACGGAGGAGAATCGTGTTTTTGGGGAAAAAGAAATGAATACGCTGATTCCGTTTGCGGAGCTGGCAGCCATTGCCGTTGATAATGCGCAAACCATGAAAGCCTTAGCAATCAGCCAAAAACAAGCGGTGGATATTTTTGAAGCGGCAGGGGATGGTTTGATCGTCTTTGATGGTGAAAACGGCGCCATACTGAGAGCAAATCGAAGGGTTGAAGAACTTTTTCAATGTTCACAACAAGAGCTGCAAGAGAACGGTTTAGAGGTACTGGTACAAGGGGTACAGCAAGAGAAAACCTTGCAAGTGATTCGAACCGTTGTTGCAGAGGGGGCGTATCCAATTTATGAAAAAGAGTTTCAGGCTCGAAACGGTAAACGGCTAATTTTAGAAGTTAGTGCAACGACCGTGGAATTTGAAAATAAGACGTGTTGCTTGGCTGCCCTTCGCGATATCACTGCGAGACGTGAAGCGGAAGAGCACGCACAGTATCTGATGCAGCGCGATAGTATGACCGGTGTGTATAATCGATCATTTTTTGAAGCGGACCTCGGAAAAATGAAAACAGAAGAGAAACGAAATATTGGTATTTTAGTTTGCGATGTGGATGGCCTTAAATTGATCAATGACACGTTAGGGCATGCGCAAGGCGATTTGTTGTTAAAACGAGTAGCCGCGTTGTTAGAAGAAGAATTGTCATTTCCAGATTATGTTGCCAGAGTTGGCGGAGATGAGTTTGTAGTAGTTTGCTTTGATACTTCGCCAACTAGCATGGAAGAATTAGAGAAAACCTATCAAAAACGCTTGCAAGACTATAATGAGACGTACTTGCAATTGCCGGTGAGCTTGTCGATGGGGTGGAAAATTGCGGAGTATTCCTCTGAAGCGGAACAGGCCTTAAAGTTGGCAGATTCCTATATGTACCGTCAAAAAATACACCAAAGTCATAGTGTGCGACATTCGATCGTTCAGACATTAATGAAGGCGTTAGAAGAACGCGATCATATTACAGAAGGCCATGCGGACCGTTTGAGTGTTATGCTGGAGGAAATGGGGCGCTGTCTTGGCTTGCCTAGCAGTGCGGTTGCCGATTTGCGTTTGTTTGCCAAATTTCATGATATGGGCAAGGTGGGGATTCCCGACAGCATTTTGAAGAAACCGGGAAGGCTGACGCCGGATGAAATGAAGATTATGCGACAACACTGCGAAATTGGTTTTCGTATTGCAAAAGCTTCCATTGATTTGGAGCCGATTTCAGATTGGATTTTAAAACATCATGAAAACTGGGATGGTTCAGGATACCCATTGGGTCTAGCGGGCGAAGAAATTCCTTTGCAGTGTCGGATATTGAGTATTGTGGATGCTTATGACGCTATGACTAGTGATCGGCCTTATCGAAAAGCAATGACAAAGAAGGACGCTATTGAAGAATTGCTTCGTTGCAGCGGTTCGCAATTTGAACCGAAACTGGTTGATTCGTTTTTGGCATTGCTAGCAAACAACGACTGTGATTGTTAA
- a CDS encoding amino acid permease yields MEKREFAKENLKKDLKNRHIQLIAIGGVIGVALFMGSASASKMAGPALTLAYALGGVVMYFVLRALGEVTVEHPVSASFSGYAKTFFGPTVSFITGWTYWYQWVVLAMCEIAAVGIYARYWFVDTPQWLAALVCLGVIAAVNLAAVKYYGEFEFWFALIKVVTIIGMIFLGSAMILFGIGNGGEAIGFSNLWAHGGFMPFGLKGVAMALVMVVFAYAGVEMIGITAGEAEDPKHSLKSAIDKVFWRILIFYVGTMTVILSICPWDTLPKGVSPFVIIFERMGIPYAAGVMNFVILSSAASCLNSCIYVCGRMLYGLSLRGEAPRFLGTLSKHQVPANGILFSSAACLVGVYLNFSYPDTVFYFMSACTVTGCIWTWALIMCIHLKWRKGLSEEQFSRLQYKMPLFPYANYGVLLFLGAVVLGMSYDPDNLVGLYVAPFWYGGLFLAYQVLKSRNKAVAVVEERCQVN; encoded by the coding sequence ATGGAAAAACGAGAGTTTGCCAAGGAAAATCTAAAGAAAGACTTAAAAAATCGACATATTCAATTGATTGCCATTGGCGGGGTTATTGGCGTGGCTTTGTTTATGGGTTCCGCTTCCGCCAGCAAGATGGCGGGGCCGGCGTTGACGCTGGCGTATGCTCTGGGCGGCGTCGTTATGTACTTTGTGCTAAGGGCCTTGGGAGAAGTCACGGTGGAACATCCTGTGTCCGCTTCCTTTTCTGGATATGCTAAAACTTTTTTCGGACCTACGGTTTCTTTTATTACCGGTTGGACTTATTGGTATCAGTGGGTAGTTTTGGCAATGTGCGAAATTGCCGCTGTAGGTATTTACGCGCGATACTGGTTTGTTGATACGCCGCAATGGTTGGCGGCGCTGGTTTGCTTAGGGGTGATTGCAGCGGTGAATTTGGCCGCCGTCAAATATTACGGAGAGTTTGAATTTTGGTTTGCTCTAATTAAAGTGGTTACTATCATAGGGATGATTTTCTTAGGATCCGCTATGATTTTGTTTGGCATCGGAAATGGCGGCGAGGCGATTGGCTTTTCAAACTTATGGGCGCATGGAGGCTTCATGCCGTTTGGCCTGAAAGGCGTTGCCATGGCCTTGGTTATGGTAGTTTTCGCCTATGCTGGTGTTGAAATGATTGGTATTACAGCAGGAGAAGCGGAAGATCCGAAGCATTCTTTGAAATCAGCCATTGATAAAGTGTTCTGGCGTATCCTCATTTTCTATGTTGGTACGATGACGGTTATTCTTTCCATTTGTCCCTGGGATACATTGCCTAAAGGGGTAAGCCCGTTTGTGATTATCTTTGAACGCATGGGAATTCCCTATGCGGCAGGAGTTATGAACTTTGTTATTCTTTCCTCGGCGGCGTCCTGTCTGAACAGCTGTATCTATGTGTGCGGGCGGATGCTTTATGGGTTATCTCTACGGGGAGAAGCTCCCCGGTTTTTGGGAACTCTTTCCAAGCATCAAGTTCCTGCCAATGGGATTTTATTTTCCAGCGCCGCTTGTCTAGTTGGCGTATATTTAAACTTTTCCTATCCAGATACGGTGTTCTATTTTATGTCGGCGTGTACGGTCACTGGATGTATTTGGACTTGGGCTCTTATTATGTGTATTCACTTAAAATGGCGCAAAGGACTAAGCGAAGAGCAATTTAGTCGGTTGCAGTATAAGATGCCTCTTTTTCCGTACGCAAATTACGGCGTGTTGCTTTTCTTGGGGGCTGTTGTATTAGGGATGAGTTATGATCCGGATAATTTAGTGGGCCTTTACGTGGCGCCCTTCTGGTATGGAGGCTTATTCTTGGCATATCAAGTCTTGAAGAGCCGCAATAAAGCGGTCGCCGTAGTGGAAGAACGTTGCCAGGTTAATTGA
- the gabT gene encoding 4-aminobutyrate--2-oxoglutarate transaminase — protein MIATETKTEALLKRKQAAVASGIANSTSIFVEKASGAVITDVEGREYLDFYAGVGVLNAGHCPKPVVEAVKKQADKLLHSFFAIAMYEPYVALAEKMNQIVPGKQPKKTMFANSGAEAVENAVKIARQATKKTGIVSLECGFHGRTLLAMALTSKVKPYKHGFGPFPSDTYKVPSAYCYRCQFQSTYPGCGMHCLEHFDRFFAAEAASDQIAAVIAEPIQGEGGFIVPPQEYFSGLKAICEKNDTLFIADEIQTGFARSGKMFAIEHWGVEPDIMTTAKSIAAGMPLSAVTGKAEVMDAPGAGGIGGTYGGNPLSCVAGLETIRYMEDNHLCQRAQHIGDVTMKRLQNLQERCAAIGDVRGLGAMIGIELVKDRKTKEPAKEMAASVIKLCLEDGLLVIGAGIYGNVIRLLIPLVVTDAQLDQGLGILERNIQKAAATC, from the coding sequence ATGATTGCAACAGAAACAAAAACAGAGGCTCTTTTAAAACGGAAGCAAGCGGCTGTTGCCAGCGGTATTGCTAACTCGACATCTATTTTTGTGGAAAAGGCTAGCGGGGCCGTAATTACAGATGTGGAAGGGCGAGAGTATCTGGATTTCTATGCAGGTGTCGGCGTGTTAAACGCCGGCCACTGTCCGAAGCCGGTAGTGGAAGCCGTTAAAAAACAAGCAGATAAACTATTGCATTCCTTTTTTGCCATCGCCATGTATGAACCCTATGTGGCGTTAGCGGAAAAAATGAATCAAATTGTACCTGGAAAGCAGCCTAAGAAAACGATGTTTGCCAACAGCGGCGCAGAAGCGGTTGAAAATGCGGTGAAGATTGCGCGTCAAGCTACCAAGAAGACCGGGATTGTATCGCTGGAATGCGGTTTTCATGGACGGACGCTGTTGGCCATGGCGCTTACCAGCAAGGTGAAGCCCTATAAGCATGGATTTGGCCCGTTTCCTTCCGATACGTATAAAGTTCCCTCGGCGTACTGTTATCGATGCCAATTCCAATCAACCTATCCAGGATGCGGCATGCACTGTTTAGAGCATTTTGATCGCTTCTTTGCAGCTGAGGCGGCTTCTGATCAGATTGCGGCGGTTATTGCCGAACCCATTCAAGGCGAGGGCGGGTTCATTGTTCCGCCTCAAGAGTATTTCTCCGGCCTGAAAGCGATTTGTGAGAAAAACGATACCCTTTTTATTGCCGATGAGATTCAGACTGGCTTTGCACGTTCTGGAAAGATGTTTGCTATCGAACATTGGGGCGTAGAACCGGATATCATGACTACGGCGAAATCAATTGCTGCCGGCATGCCGTTGAGTGCTGTTACTGGCAAGGCGGAGGTAATGGATGCGCCTGGAGCCGGTGGAATTGGCGGTACCTATGGCGGCAATCCTCTGTCCTGCGTTGCTGGTTTGGAAACGATTCGCTATATGGAAGACAATCATCTATGTCAGAGGGCGCAGCATATTGGCGATGTAACCATGAAACGTTTGCAAAATCTGCAGGAACGGTGCGCGGCGATCGGCGATGTGCGGGGCTTAGGGGCCATGATTGGCATTGAGCTGGTAAAAGATCGGAAGACGAAAGAGCCTGCTAAGGAAATGGCGGCTAGCGTCATCAAGCTGTGTTTAGAAGACGGTCTCTTGGTGATTGGAGCCGGTATTTACGGAAATGTGATTCGCTTGCTGATTCCGTTGGTGGTTACAGATGCTCAATTGGATCAAGGCCTTGGAATTTTGGAGAGAAACATTCAAAAAGCGGCAGCTACATGCTGA
- a CDS encoding PucR family transcriptional regulator has protein sequence MVSFRELAALPNLAKGKVVAGMTGQDRLVRWVHFLDLPDVLPWVQGGELLIITGMGLQGDLQKLTLLVQGVIQKQLAGLIINVGPYITEIPQEVLDLADQAAFPVLELPWEVKLVEVMQEASSYIVLRQTEQRSVSDFFEQLLLQKASDKEMLVRRADTYGYDLSKPLQAVVIQPADLSLYAAESELQEEADLVLLKTRMEQYVRDFFSLQHRKVLLTWWMNAIVILLPWERQFAQKNTDLVQELVRKLNGRYPKLDIVASLGSGVEKLEMVHCSYRQACKLLWLAESTAATRPVYAYEQLGLYKLLLELEPEKLEEYYQEVIGPLNEYDRIYKMDLAGSLFAYFEENGNVVRTAKRLFLHRNTLDYRLKKVEEATGKSMSDPYDRLTLQLGVIVGRQLKHNRLHEGV, from the coding sequence ATGGTTAGCTTTCGTGAGTTGGCCGCTTTGCCGAATTTGGCAAAGGGGAAAGTCGTTGCCGGTATGACCGGGCAGGATCGGCTGGTAAGGTGGGTGCACTTTCTTGATTTGCCGGATGTTCTTCCCTGGGTGCAAGGCGGGGAATTGTTGATTATTACGGGTATGGGCTTGCAAGGAGATCTGCAGAAACTAACGCTTCTTGTACAAGGAGTCATTCAAAAACAACTAGCAGGGCTTATCATTAACGTGGGTCCGTACATTACTGAAATTCCCCAAGAAGTATTAGACTTAGCAGACCAAGCGGCGTTTCCGGTGTTGGAGCTTCCTTGGGAAGTGAAGTTGGTTGAAGTGATGCAAGAGGCAAGCAGCTATATTGTTCTGAGACAAACGGAGCAACGTTCGGTCAGCGATTTTTTTGAGCAGCTATTGCTGCAGAAAGCATCGGATAAAGAGATGCTGGTGAGGCGGGCGGATACGTACGGCTATGATTTGTCCAAACCGCTGCAGGCGGTGGTCATTCAGCCAGCTGACTTATCTTTATATGCTGCCGAATCGGAATTGCAGGAAGAAGCGGATTTGGTATTGCTGAAAACAAGGATGGAACAATATGTGCGCGATTTCTTTTCGTTGCAACACCGAAAAGTTTTACTGACCTGGTGGATGAATGCGATTGTCATCCTACTTCCGTGGGAAAGGCAGTTTGCACAGAAAAATACGGATTTAGTGCAAGAACTTGTGCGCAAGTTGAATGGGAGATACCCTAAATTGGATATTGTCGCTTCCTTGGGCAGCGGGGTTGAAAAGTTAGAAATGGTGCATTGCAGCTATCGCCAAGCGTGTAAGCTGCTCTGGCTGGCGGAATCAACAGCGGCTACAAGGCCGGTTTATGCATATGAGCAACTTGGTTTGTACAAATTGCTGCTGGAACTTGAACCGGAGAAGCTAGAGGAATATTATCAAGAAGTTATCGGTCCTTTGAACGAATATGATCGAATTTATAAAATGGATTTAGCGGGCAGCCTTTTTGCCTATTTTGAAGAAAACGGCAATGTCGTTCGTACGGCGAAACGGCTTTTTTTACATCGCAATACGCTGGATTATCGGCTGAAAAAAGTGGAAGAAGCAACAGGAAAGTCCATGAGTGACCCGTATGATCGTCTGACTTTGCAGTTGGGAGTCATTGTGGGGCGGCAGTTAAAGCATAATCGCCTGCACGAAGGAGTGTAA
- a CDS encoding aldehyde dehydrogenase family protein has translation MKAYGLWIDGKWRVTKESNPVVDKATGETVATISVAEEEHVFQAVEASEKALLTPIEPYQRYEIIMEASRILERDAQKIAADLCIEVGKPMKEALGEVGRARQTLILSAEEAKRMTGEMVPLAGAPNCGKRIAFTKRVPVGIVCAITPFNFPLNLACHKLGPALAAGNAVIYKPATATPLTAMWLCKVFEEAGLPAGYLNMLTGSGARLGEWLTQEPRIGFYSFTGSPAVGKTLLAKAGFRRVSLELGSNSANIVHEDAQVASVAELCMRHAFANAGQVCISCQRVYVHRNIFQEFCNAAVTFTKTLKVGNPKENETDIGPMIHEQEAQRAEAWVQEAVAEGARVLTGGKRDKAWYEPTILTQVSPNMKVVCQETFAPIVSIIPYDTIAEAVKQVNDSVYGLQAGVFTQSIETANFCIEALHVGGVIINDGATFRTDNMPYGGVKESGIGREGPQYAVREMTEEKLVVFNM, from the coding sequence ATGAAAGCGTATGGTTTGTGGATTGATGGAAAATGGCGTGTGACGAAAGAGAGCAACCCGGTGGTTGACAAAGCGACAGGGGAAACCGTCGCGACGATTTCTGTTGCCGAAGAGGAGCATGTTTTTCAGGCGGTAGAAGCATCGGAAAAAGCGCTTCTTACGCCAATTGAACCCTATCAACGGTATGAAATTATAATGGAGGCTAGCCGAATTTTAGAGCGCGATGCGCAAAAAATTGCGGCAGATCTTTGTATAGAGGTTGGTAAGCCGATGAAAGAGGCGTTGGGGGAAGTGGGGCGTGCAAGACAAACATTAATTTTGTCTGCGGAAGAAGCCAAACGCATGACCGGGGAAATGGTCCCGTTAGCAGGTGCGCCTAATTGCGGTAAACGAATTGCTTTTACGAAAAGAGTTCCGGTTGGAATCGTGTGTGCGATTACGCCGTTTAATTTTCCATTGAATTTAGCTTGTCATAAGCTGGGGCCTGCTCTGGCGGCTGGAAACGCTGTTATCTACAAGCCGGCGACCGCTACGCCGCTCACAGCCATGTGGCTGTGCAAGGTGTTCGAAGAAGCAGGCCTGCCGGCGGGGTATTTAAACATGTTGACTGGCTCTGGCGCACGGCTGGGGGAATGGCTGACGCAAGAGCCCCGTATCGGGTTTTATAGCTTTACAGGAAGTCCCGCCGTTGGGAAAACACTCTTGGCAAAGGCTGGCTTTCGGCGCGTATCCTTGGAGCTTGGATCTAATTCCGCCAACATTGTCCATGAAGATGCTCAAGTAGCGTCTGTGGCGGAGCTTTGCATGCGTCACGCTTTTGCCAATGCGGGGCAGGTTTGTATTTCGTGCCAGCGCGTCTATGTGCATCGCAATATATTCCAGGAATTTTGCAATGCCGCCGTTACTTTTACTAAAACCTTGAAGGTTGGCAATCCTAAAGAAAATGAAACAGACATTGGCCCGATGATTCACGAGCAAGAAGCGCAGCGAGCTGAAGCTTGGGTACAAGAGGCGGTAGCTGAAGGTGCGCGGGTTCTTACTGGAGGAAAGAGAGACAAGGCTTGGTATGAACCCACGATTTTGACGCAAGTGAGTCCGAACATGAAGGTGGTCTGTCAAGAAACCTTTGCGCCGATTGTCTCTATTATTCCGTATGACACCATTGCGGAGGCGGTCAAGCAAGTAAACGATTCCGTATATGGTTTGCAGGCAGGCGTCTTTACCCAATCCATTGAAACAGCTAATTTTTGCATAGAAGCGCTCCATGTGGGCGGGGTAATTATCAACGACGGAGCTACCTTCCGGACGGACAACATGCCCTATGGAGGCGTAAAAGAAAGCGGCATTGGTCGGGAAGGTCCGCAGTACGCTGTACGGGAAATGACAGAAGAAAAATTAGTAGTGTTTAATATGTAA